The Mercurialis annua linkage group LG8, ddMerAnnu1.2, whole genome shotgun sequence genome window below encodes:
- the LOC126661039 gene encoding uncharacterized protein LOC126661039: MKHQIQIIPKRLKELNQFIMKVQLLFHLRKVYPLAMSLASVVQDNAPKNASHTSPDIQKEILYVFSTKIEREIRQEIGDAKFSIIVDESRNESKREQMALILRFVHKNGFICEQLFSVVHVRDTKAITLRDEIFSILARHNLSIQNIRGQGYDGASNMRGEWNGLQVLVCDACPYAYYIHCLAHRLQLALVVASREVANVHQFFTNLVFIINIVTASTKRNDKLKRLNLPNLLKRLQIISLNLVET, encoded by the coding sequence ATGAAACATCAAATCCAAATCATCCCCAAAAGATTAAAAGAGTTGAATCAGTTCATAATGAAGGTCCAACTTTTGTTCCACTTGCGGAAAGTGTACCCTCTCGCGATGAGTCTAGCAAGTGTTGTTCAAGATAATGCTCCAAAGAATGCATCACATACATCACCAGATATACAAAAGGAGATTCTTTATGTGTTTTCTACTAAAATTGAAAGAGAAATCCGCCAAGAGATAGGTGATGCAAAATTTTCTATTATTGTAGATGAATCTCGAAATGAGTCTAAACGAGAGCAAATGGCGCTTATTTTGAGATTTGTGCACAAGAATGGATTTATCTGTGAGCAGCTTTTTAGTGTTGTTCATGTGAGAGATACTAAGGCAATAACTTTAAGAGATGAGATTTTTTCTATTCTTGCTCGACATAATTTGTCCATTCAGAATATACGTGGACAAGGATATGATGGAGCTAGTAATATGAGAGGGGAATGGAACGGATTACAAGTTTTGGTTTGTGATGCATGTCCTTACGCATACTACATCCATTGTCTAGCGCATCGTTTACAACTTGCTTTGGTTGTAGCATCACGGGAAGTTGCTAATGTTCATCAATTCTTCACCAACTTGGTTTTCATTATCAACATTGTCACTGCATCTACTAAACGTAATGATAAGTTGAAGAGGCTCAATCTACCGAACTTGTTGAAAAGATTGCAAATAATAAGCTTGAATCTGGTAGAGACTTAA